From Scleropages formosus chromosome 9, fSclFor1.1, whole genome shotgun sequence, one genomic window encodes:
- the LOC108935347 gene encoding phospholipid phosphatase-related protein type 4-like: MSTEDGRSAAKLTKDSVSLLPCFYFVELPILASSVVSLYFLELTDVFKPVLAGYTCHDRSLSLPYVEPTHEVVPFLMLLSLAFAGPTATIMIGEGILYCCLSRRKDCVGAESDINAAGCNFNSYIRRAVRFVGVHVFGLCATALITDIIQLSTGYHAPYFLTVCKPNYTTLNTTCEENSFIVEDICSGSDPTVINSGRKSFPSQHATMASFAAVYISMYFNATLNDSSKLLKPALVFTFIICAIICGLTRIIQYKNHAVDVYLGFLIGGGIAIYLGLYAVGNFQSSEEPSNQQIKLRDPRQPLTDVRQDPSRHLQTKNASSDGISSRSGSILNHSRRDAASLTNLKRASADVEVITPRIPMGKENMVTFSNTLPRVHSSAVEEATRRNATIHASMDTTRSKQLLSQWKSKNESHNLSLQVIETEVSHSPQRAIEMRSSSEPAGVGINGDNHASASQFMKLTTSNNHLPSNNHLPSNNSGITGGTRVSMPSRPDSTKLVHIPEETQENIGNTSPKSTTCRSKWLKVAEKSGMCRSNSQPRIMQVIAMSKQQGLLQGSPKSSDGSSVSCTGSIRYKALTDQDPVSIVRVEAHPEGDCPPSANGSGSWKWSSQEKVVLRQPFELNDLNRDPERPESRADGYGPINRESSNADCNSGNHCHHHPQAVTTIRVTPVEGGEVASETLSAASSQDSTLRRKGNIILIPERGSSPDNTRNIFYKGTSQSQAFGQ, translated from the exons CTGCCCATCCTGGCCTCGTCCGTGGTCAGCCTGTACTTCCTGGAGCTGACGGATGTGTTCAAGCCCGTGCTGGCAGGGTACACCTGCCACGACCGGAGCCTGAGCCTGCCCTACGTCGAGCCCACCCACGAGGTGGTCCCCTTCCTGATGTTGCTCAGTCTGGCCTTTGCAGGGCCCACAGCCACG ATAATGATTGGGGAGGGTATTCTGTACTGCTGCCTGTCGCGGAGGAAGGACTGCGTTGGAGCCGAGTCAGACATCAACGCTGCAGGATGCAACTTCAACTCCTACATCCGCAGAGCTGTCAGGTTTgtag GTGTGCACGTGTTCGGCCTCTGTGCCACCGCCCTCATCACGGATATCATCCAGCTGTCCACTGGCTACCACGCGCCGTACTTCCTTACCGTGTGCAAGCCCAACTACACGACGCTCAACACCACCTGTGAGGAGAACTCCTTCATCGTGGAGGACATCTGCTCCGGGTCCGACCCGACCGTGATCAACAGCGGCAG GAAATCTTTTCCATCCCAGCATGCCACCATGGCATCCTTCGCTGCTGTCTACATCTCC ATGTACTTCAACGCAACTCTGAATGACTCTTCGAAGCTTTTAAAACCAGCACTGGTATTCACTTTCATCATATGTGCCATTATATGTGGACTGACGCGTATCATTCAGTACAAGAACCACGCTGTCGACGTTTACCTCGGCTTCCTGATTGGAGGTGGAATAGCTATCTATCTG GGGCTGTACGCTGTCGGCAACTTCCAGTCAAGCGAAGAGCCCTCAAACCAGCAGATAAAACTTCGAGACCCTCGACAGCCACTGACAGATGTGCGTCAGGACCCCAGCCGCCACTTGCAAACAAAGAACGCCAGCAGTGATGGCATCTCCTCGCGTTCCGGGAGCATCCTTAACCACAGCCGTCGAGATGCCGCCTCCCTCACCAACCTAAAGAGGGCCAGTGCCGACGTGGAGGTCATCACTCCAAGGATTCCCATGGGCAAGGAGAACATGGTCACCTTCAGCAACACGTTGCCCAGAGTCCACAGTTCTGCTGTGGAGGAGGCCACACGCCGCAACGCCACCATCCATGCCTCTATGGACACGACCCGTTCCAAGCAGCTGCTTTCACAATGGAAGAGCAAGAACGAGAGCCACAATTTGTCCCTGCAGGTGATTGAAACAGAGGTCAGCCACTCTCCCCAGAGAGCCATAGAAATGAGGTCCAGTTCTGAGCCTGCTGGGGTGGGGATCAACGGGGATAACCACGCTTCTGCAAGTCAATTCATGAAACTGACCACCAGCAACAACCATTTGCCCAGCAACAACCATTTGCCCAGCAACAATAGCGGAATCACCGGCGGCACCAGGGTTTCCATGCCGTCACGGCCCGACTCAACCAAACTGGTCCACATCCCGGAGGAGACCCAGGAGAACATCGGTAATACATCCCCTAAGAGCACCACCTGCCGCTCCAAGTGGCTCAAGGTGGCGGAGAAGAGTGGCATGTGCAGGTCCAACAGCCAGCCACGGATAATGCAGGTCATTGCCATGTCCAAGCAACAGGGCCTTCTCCAGGGCAGCCCCAAGAGCTCAGATGGCAGCTCGGTCAGCTGCACGGGGTCAATCCGTTACAAGGCACTCACAGACCAGGACCCCGTCAGCATCGTGAGGGTGGAGGCCCACCCAGAAGGTGATTGTCCACCATCTGCCAATGGAAGTGGCTCCTGGAAATGGAGCTCGCAGGAGAAGGTTGTCCTCCGGCAGCCATTTGAGCTCAATGACCTCAACAGAGACCCCGAAAGGCCCGAGTCCAGGGCAGACGGCTACGGCCCCATCAACAGGGAGTCGAGTAATGCGGACTGCAACAGCGGAAACCACTGTCACCACCACCCACAGGCAGTCACCACTATCCGTGTGACACCGGTGGAGGGCGGTGAAGTTGCCTCCGAGACCTTGTCTGCTGCCTCTAGCCAGGACTCCACTCTCAGAAGGAAGGGGAACATCATCCTCATCCCCGAACGAGGCAGCAGTCCAGACAACACTAGGAATATCTTTTACAAGGGGACTTCACAGAGTCAGGCATTTGGTCAGTGA